In a genomic window of Streptococcus oralis subsp. tigurinus:
- a CDS encoding acyl-[acyl-carrier-protein] thioesterase, protein MGLTYQMKMKIPFDMADMNGHIKLPDVILLSLQVSGMQSIELGVSDRDMLERYNLVWIITDYAIDVVRLPCFAEEITIETEALTYNRLFCYRRFTIYDEAGQEIIRMVATFVLMDRDSRKVHAVEPEIVAPYQSEFDKKLIRGPKYANLEDPISKDYHVRFYDLDMNGHVNNSKYLDWIFEVMGADFLTKYIPKKINLKYVKEVRPGGMIASTYELKGLESKHEIISDSEINAQAMITWQEIEAN, encoded by the coding sequence ATGGGCTTAACTTATCAAATGAAAATGAAAATTCCTTTTGATATGGCGGACATGAACGGTCATATCAAACTTCCAGATGTGATTTTGCTGTCCTTGCAAGTATCAGGTATGCAGTCAATTGAGCTGGGAGTTAGCGACAGAGATATGTTAGAACGTTACAATCTGGTCTGGATTATTACAGACTATGCGATTGACGTGGTGCGCTTGCCTTGCTTTGCTGAAGAGATTACGATTGAAACAGAAGCATTGACTTACAATCGTCTTTTTTGCTACCGCCGTTTCACTATCTATGATGAAGCAGGTCAAGAAATCATTCGCATGGTAGCAACCTTTGTTCTTATGGACAGAGATAGTCGTAAAGTTCATGCTGTTGAACCGGAGATTGTTGCTCCTTATCAGTCTGAGTTTGATAAAAAACTCATCCGTGGGCCAAAGTATGCAAATCTAGAAGATCCGATCAGCAAAGACTACCATGTTCGTTTTTACGACTTGGATATGAATGGTCATGTCAATAATAGCAAATACCTGGATTGGATTTTTGAGGTCATGGGAGCAGACTTTTTGACCAAGTATATTCCAAAGAAAATCAATCTCAAATATGTAAAAGAAGTGCGACCAGGTGGCATGATTGCTTCAACTTATGAACTCAAGGGACTAGAAAGCAAGCATGAGATTATCAGTGATAGCGAGATTAATGCCCAAGCTATGATTACTTGGCAAGAAATTGAAGCGAATTAG